In Winkia neuii, a genomic segment contains:
- a CDS encoding sn-glycerol-1-phosphate dehydrogenase, whose amino-acid sequence MVSELIETALKTATETRDIAFGEDVNQKTGELFAKNFPGKKVFVVADQNTYGACGDQVVQSLREAGVPFAAEPYIFPGKPTLYAGYENVEKLREIIRPLGEETVVCSIASGTLNDLAKLSSGELKREYMNVCTAPSVDGYAAFGASIAKDGFKSTHSCPAPAALVADLQTMADSPKRLIATGYGDLIEKIPAGADWIVADALGIEPIDEYVWSLAQSTLRDALADPEAVAQGELESIAKLAEANIISGLAMQAAQSSRPASGAGHQFSHVWEMEGHGTDWDPPLSHGMKVGIGTVASCAIWEELLNVDIENLDVDEIVQNAPSAEQVEERVRSMHTDRIVEDAVKHTLAKHLEGDELRERVIKIKEVWPEVSKKAKEQLYSPSKVWQMLKKAGAPYHPEMIKIDWDRFVETHYKAQNIRPRYTVLDVIADLGLTDQIVQKLFSEDGFWGRHRHPDAD is encoded by the coding sequence ATGGTGTCAGAACTAATAGAGACCGCCCTTAAGACGGCAACTGAGACTAGGGATATCGCCTTCGGAGAAGACGTAAACCAAAAGACCGGCGAGCTATTTGCCAAGAATTTCCCGGGCAAGAAAGTGTTCGTTGTTGCTGACCAGAATACCTACGGCGCCTGTGGTGACCAGGTGGTGCAATCCCTTCGTGAAGCAGGGGTGCCCTTTGCGGCAGAGCCGTATATCTTCCCCGGCAAGCCGACTCTGTACGCAGGCTATGAAAACGTCGAAAAGCTACGCGAGATTATTCGACCTCTGGGCGAGGAGACGGTAGTTTGTTCCATCGCCTCCGGCACGTTGAACGACCTGGCAAAGCTCTCCTCCGGAGAACTGAAGCGCGAGTACATGAACGTCTGCACGGCGCCGTCTGTAGACGGATATGCCGCCTTTGGCGCTTCCATTGCCAAGGATGGATTCAAGTCGACGCACTCATGCCCAGCTCCGGCCGCACTCGTAGCCGATCTGCAGACCATGGCGGATTCGCCGAAACGTCTTATTGCTACTGGATACGGCGATCTAATAGAGAAGATTCCCGCTGGAGCGGACTGGATTGTTGCCGACGCCCTAGGTATCGAACCAATTGACGAATACGTGTGGTCGCTAGCGCAGTCGACTTTGCGCGATGCTCTGGCAGACCCTGAGGCGGTTGCCCAGGGGGAGCTGGAATCGATTGCCAAGCTAGCAGAGGCCAACATCATTTCCGGTCTGGCGATGCAAGCGGCGCAGTCTTCTCGGCCAGCATCTGGAGCGGGCCACCAGTTCTCGCACGTATGGGAGATGGAAGGACACGGAACCGACTGGGATCCGCCACTATCTCACGGCATGAAGGTGGGCATCGGCACCGTTGCTTCCTGCGCTATCTGGGAAGAATTGCTGAATGTTGACATCGAAAATCTTGATGTTGACGAAATCGTCCAGAACGCTCCGAGCGCGGAGCAGGTAGAAGAGCGTGTTCGTTCGATGCACACAGACCGCATCGTTGAGGACGCCGTGAAGCACACGCTTGCAAAGCATCTGGAAGGCGATGAATTGCGCGAGCGCGTAATAAAGATCAAGGAAGTTTGGCCAGAGGTATCTAAGAAGGCGAAGGAACAGTTGTATTCGCCCTCCAAGGTGTGGCAGATGCTGAAGAAGGCGGGAGCGCCGTACCACCCAGAGATGATCAAGATCGACTGGGACCGGTTCGTCGAAACCCACTACAAGGCACAGAACATCAGGCCGCGATACACGGTACTAGACGTCATTGCTGATCTGGGGCTTACCGACCAGATTGTGCAGAAGCTGTTCAGTGAGGACGGTTTCTGGGGTAGGCACCGGCATCCAGACGCTGATTAG
- a CDS encoding FGGY-family carbohydrate kinase, translating into MVAPGYEGPYLLGIDFGTESCRAAIFDLRGNPLGFAGTPYKTNFPSPGRAEQSPTDWWEALQASVHRVFDKTGIPARHIAGISYDATTMTVVAMDKDGNALRDAIMWMDVRATKQAARADEIDHWAKLYNGGGTMPATAEWYPFKAAWLKENEPDNYNSAYRLVDAPDWLTFRLTGEWTVNQNTASIRSYYNSDKGGWPVDFYEKLGVGDVFEKLPERVAALGDPIGGLSVSAASDLGLTPGIPVVQGGGDAWHGQIGLGAVEPGSLAIITGSSQVMTGQSAKPLYGKGFMGAYTDAVVEGQYTVEGSSVSSGSVLKWFKDGFARDVVNATERIGLNAYEVLDRACADIPPGSDGVIVNEYFQGNRTPYTDSRARGMIWGLSLSHTPEHLYHAILESVAYDTAHNLKVMEEGGFKPDKLVYCGGATKSKVWMQMYADVTGIPATLTQVGDAVVLGSCMLAAVGAGLYQSLPDAARNMVHEAEVIEPNKDKHEQYQFYLQQYMDAWPQMAELTHKTVDHIS; encoded by the coding sequence GTGGTTGCTCCGGGTTATGAAGGCCCATACCTATTGGGAATTGATTTCGGCACTGAATCGTGCCGTGCCGCAATATTTGATTTGCGTGGTAACCCGCTAGGGTTCGCAGGCACTCCGTACAAGACTAATTTCCCCTCTCCGGGCAGGGCAGAGCAATCGCCCACCGACTGGTGGGAGGCTCTCCAAGCATCCGTGCACAGGGTCTTCGACAAGACAGGTATTCCCGCACGGCATATTGCCGGCATCTCCTATGACGCCACCACCATGACAGTCGTAGCCATGGACAAAGATGGCAACGCGTTGCGCGATGCGATCATGTGGATGGACGTGCGGGCAACAAAGCAGGCAGCCCGTGCAGACGAGATAGACCATTGGGCAAAGCTTTATAACGGCGGTGGCACTATGCCAGCAACCGCAGAATGGTATCCATTCAAAGCCGCCTGGCTCAAAGAAAACGAGCCGGACAATTACAACAGTGCCTACCGGCTAGTTGATGCGCCGGACTGGCTGACCTTCAGACTTACCGGAGAATGGACGGTAAACCAAAACACCGCCTCCATCCGTTCGTACTACAACTCCGACAAGGGCGGCTGGCCTGTCGACTTTTACGAAAAGCTAGGGGTAGGCGACGTTTTTGAGAAATTACCAGAGCGCGTTGCCGCCCTCGGCGATCCAATCGGGGGACTGTCGGTATCTGCAGCGTCTGACCTTGGACTTACCCCGGGAATTCCCGTGGTACAGGGTGGTGGCGATGCCTGGCATGGGCAGATCGGATTGGGCGCAGTAGAACCCGGTTCGCTTGCCATTATTACCGGTTCCTCTCAGGTAATGACGGGGCAGAGCGCAAAACCACTCTATGGCAAGGGATTCATGGGCGCCTACACCGATGCCGTCGTCGAAGGGCAGTACACAGTGGAAGGCTCTTCGGTATCTTCCGGCTCGGTACTGAAGTGGTTCAAGGACGGCTTTGCTCGCGACGTCGTAAATGCTACGGAGAGAATTGGTCTCAACGCGTATGAGGTACTGGACCGAGCTTGCGCCGATATTCCGCCAGGATCAGACGGAGTTATCGTCAATGAGTACTTCCAGGGCAACCGCACCCCGTACACAGACTCACGCGCTCGTGGCATGATCTGGGGGCTTTCGCTGTCTCACACGCCGGAGCACCTGTACCACGCGATCTTGGAGTCGGTGGCTTACGATACCGCGCACAACCTAAAGGTTATGGAAGAGGGCGGATTCAAGCCCGACAAGCTCGTTTATTGCGGTGGGGCAACCAAATCCAAGGTGTGGATGCAAATGTATGCCGACGTGACCGGTATTCCCGCAACTCTGACACAGGTAGGCGATGCGGTGGTGCTCGGTTCGTGCATGCTTGCCGCGGTTGGCGCCGGACTGTATCAGTCATTGCCGGACGCAGCACGCAACATGGTTCACGAGGCCGAAGTCATTGAACCGAACAAAGACAAGCACGAGCAGTACCAGTTCTACTTGCAGCAGTACATGGACGCATGGCCGCAAATGGCAGAACTAACCCACAAGACTGTTGACCACATCAGTTAG
- a CDS encoding HAD-IIA family hydrolase: protein MSEHEGAPLSLPTEFYDAYIFDMDGTIYLGDELLPGVERMINELRRRNIPVRFLSNNPTKDPHQYVEKLERLGLPTDISDIANTVVTMTKWLKNHHPDAVVFPIAEEPLIKAFKKAGIKISEDPAEIDFVIASYDRTFEYRKLQIAFDAIWFHKRAKLIATNPDRYCPFPGGRGEPDCAAIIAAIEACTQTKCEMVIGKPNPEMLVEAIAGLDVDPKHCIMVGDRLGTDIQMAVRTGMVSAMPLTGDSTWQEALALDKKDQPTFLIDRADRLIPQTTWDDLGWTEDNWK, encoded by the coding sequence ATGAGCGAGCACGAGGGCGCACCCCTTTCCTTACCGACGGAGTTCTACGATGCCTACATCTTCGATATGGACGGCACAATCTACCTTGGTGATGAGTTACTTCCAGGTGTAGAGCGCATGATTAATGAACTGCGCCGGAGGAATATTCCGGTTCGCTTTTTGTCAAACAATCCCACCAAGGATCCTCACCAGTACGTGGAAAAGCTTGAGCGGCTTGGACTACCTACAGATATCTCAGATATAGCCAACACCGTAGTGACTATGACCAAGTGGCTGAAGAACCATCACCCTGATGCGGTGGTGTTCCCAATAGCTGAAGAACCATTGATCAAGGCTTTCAAAAAGGCCGGGATCAAGATTAGTGAGGATCCAGCCGAGATTGACTTCGTCATAGCCTCCTATGACCGCACATTCGAATATCGGAAACTGCAAATCGCATTTGACGCAATCTGGTTCCATAAGCGAGCGAAACTAATCGCCACTAACCCTGACCGTTACTGCCCATTCCCAGGTGGCCGGGGGGAACCAGATTGCGCCGCGATCATTGCGGCAATCGAAGCTTGCACCCAAACAAAATGCGAGATGGTGATCGGCAAGCCAAACCCAGAGATGCTAGTAGAGGCCATTGCGGGATTAGACGTAGATCCCAAACACTGCATCATGGTAGGCGACCGGCTAGGAACTGACATCCAGATGGCAGTGCGCACGGGCATGGTCTCTGCCATGCCTTTAACCGGGGACTCTACCTGGCAAGAAGCGCTCGCCCTCGACAAGAAAGATCAGCCGACATTCCTGATTGATCGCGCAGACCGGCTAATTCCCCAGACTACGTGGGATGATCTGGGCTGGACTGAAGACAACTGGAAATAA
- a CDS encoding ribose-5-phosphate isomerase, protein MGLRIVVAADSAGVDYKDVLKKDLEADDRVDEVIDVGVNGDEDVDYPHVAVKGARLIAAGKADRGLFVCGTGMGVAMAANKVRGIRASVAHDSFSVERLIMSNNAQVLTFGERVIGLELARRLAKEWLGYEFDPSSHSAPKVAAIDEYDNQKDAGEDTVAGC, encoded by the coding sequence ATGGGACTACGCATCGTTGTCGCTGCCGATAGCGCCGGAGTGGACTACAAGGACGTACTAAAGAAGGATCTGGAAGCAGACGATCGAGTAGACGAAGTAATCGACGTAGGTGTAAACGGCGACGAGGACGTAGATTACCCTCACGTCGCGGTAAAAGGGGCGCGCCTAATCGCCGCGGGCAAGGCAGATCGTGGCCTATTCGTGTGTGGTACCGGTATGGGGGTTGCGATGGCTGCAAATAAGGTTCGCGGCATTCGTGCTTCCGTTGCTCATGATTCGTTCTCGGTAGAGCGGCTAATCATGTCCAACAACGCCCAGGTGCTGACGTTTGGCGAACGAGTAATTGGTCTAGAGCTCGCTCGCAGGCTAGCCAAGGAATGGTTGGGATACGAATTCGATCCGTCCTCGCACTCTGCCCCGAAGGTCGCTGCAATTGACGAGTACGACAATCAGAAAGATGCAGGCGAAGATACTGTTGCAGGATGTTAA
- a CDS encoding DeoR/GlpR family DNA-binding transcription regulator — translation MANISPDLSSRRDTIANYVIMHGDISVEELADTCGVSVMTIYRDISVLEKAGIVHREHGRIRATASGLHEATAQYRMAQGVEEKKQMGKAAAALIPASASVIIDDSTSAIWAIRQLEQTSGLSVVTNSLLVAQELRERPKNSLFFLGGEYQSWAEATLGPHTISALEKVDADLCLISASGIRGDQLFHPYADVAAVKAKMMQAAAKTILLLDHSKFARRALHRFGSISEVDTVVVDADAPAQKVAQLRENGAKVVVAER, via the coding sequence ATGGCTAACATTTCCCCGGACTTGTCTTCGCGGCGTGACACGATCGCCAACTATGTGATTATGCACGGAGATATATCGGTTGAGGAGCTGGCCGATACTTGCGGGGTGTCAGTGATGACTATCTACCGTGACATATCAGTGCTAGAGAAAGCGGGGATTGTCCACCGCGAACATGGCCGGATAAGGGCTACGGCTTCCGGCTTGCACGAAGCCACCGCGCAATACCGCATGGCACAGGGGGTAGAAGAGAAGAAGCAGATGGGTAAGGCTGCAGCCGCGCTCATCCCGGCTTCAGCCTCGGTGATTATTGACGATTCCACCTCGGCTATTTGGGCTATTAGGCAGCTCGAACAAACAAGTGGCCTGTCTGTGGTCACTAACTCCCTGCTGGTGGCTCAGGAGCTGCGTGAGCGTCCGAAGAACTCCCTGTTCTTCCTTGGTGGCGAATATCAGAGCTGGGCAGAGGCTACGTTAGGGCCGCATACCATCTCCGCCCTTGAAAAGGTAGATGCGGATCTATGTCTAATTTCGGCCTCTGGTATTCGCGGAGACCAACTGTTCCACCCCTATGCGGACGTAGCGGCCGTGAAGGCGAAGATGATGCAGGCCGCGGCAAAAACGATACTTTTGCTGGATCACTCCAAGTTTGCTCGGCGGGCCCTACATAGATTTGGCTCCATAAGTGAAGTAGACACTGTGGTAGTGGATGCTGACGCTCCCGCTCAGAAGGTCGCGCAGCTCCGGGAAAATGGGGCGAAAGTGGTAGTGGCGGAACGTTAG